A stretch of DNA from Gottschalkia acidurici 9a:
AAAGTCTAAATATAATTATAATAGAGTTCTATTGACTTCTAAAACTATAGTAGGCATGTACGTATTTGTGGTTACTTGAAATATAATAGTTTTAAAAAATATTTCAAATATATAGAAAGAAATCATCTACACAAATGAACAATGGAAAGGATATAGCCTAAGTAGGCAACACTAGTGTCCTGTATATATTTTAGTAATAAATAAGATACTTTTTTAGGAGAAGACTACGAGTGAATTTTAACAAATTAAAATAAAAAGAAAATCAAGATAGTAAAAAACACTTTTAATACTTATATACGTATTGAAAGTGTTTTTATTTTATAGAAAAGTTTACTTTTACTATTAGAAATGCTTTCTAATATATAAGACAAAATAGTCGACTAAAATAGTCTTAAAAAAACTAAGGGGGTTTTATTTATGGCAAAAGTATTTTTAGATGCAGGGCATGGTGCACATGATCCAGGAGCAGTAGGTAATGGATTACAGGAAAAAAATATAGCATTATCAGTTACATTAAAGATTGGAGAGATATTAAAAAATCATGGTGTAGGTGTAAGTTACACTAGAACTACAGATGTATTTTTAGAACTCGCAGATAGAGCTGCAAAAGCAAATAGTTTAGGTGTAAACGCATTTGTTTCAATCCACTGCAATTCATTTAGTGATTCATCAGCAAAAGGAGTGGAAACATACAGTTATCCAGGTAGCACAACAGGAGCTAGGTTATCAAAAAATATACAAGATAGTATAATTGCAAGTAAAGTATATACCGCAAATAGAGGAACTAAAACAGCAAACTTTGCAGTATTAAGATTAACTAATATGCCAGCAGCATTAGTAGAGTTAGCATTCATTAGTAATGCTCAGGATGCCGAAATACTAAGAAATAAACAAAATGAATTAGCTATAGCAGTATCAAAAGGAATATTAAATAATCTAGGAATACCTTACAAAGAAAGTTCAGGAGGACTTTATAGAGTTCAAGTAGGTGCTTTTAGTGTAAGAGCAAATGCGGATAGTCTTGTAAATGAACTTAAAACTAAAGGATATAGCCCTATAGTAGTTCAAGTAGACGGACTATATAAAGTACAAGTTGGAGCTTTTAGTGTAAAAGCTAATGCAGATAGTTTAGTTAATGAACTAAAGACTAAGGGATACCAAGCTATAGTGGTATACTCTTAAATAAAAACTATATGAATAAGGTAGATTATAAATTTTATAATCTACCTTATTTTATTTGTTTTAATATTTATACTATAATCATAATTTATAATGCTTATGAAGTTATGTTTGATATTAATAGACCTATGATATAATGAGTTCAATAAGGCTATATCACTATGGGATGTTCAAATAATCTCATATAACTATTTATTTGGGCTGTTTTTTCTGGAGAAGGCACTATGCCACATTCTATACAAGAGCTTGAAAAGAGAATCGTTACAGAATGGCTTCCTACATCAGGTTACGAATATGATAATGCACCTGATATTGAGGTATATCTTTCACCAGATCCTCATAATGCAAAATTTGAAGTTTGGATTCCTGTTGTTAAAAAGAGTAACGAGAATGCATAGTAAAGACGGTATTCTTAATATTAGCTTATTCTATTAAATAAGCCGAAGATAACTATATACATATTTTTAAAGATAATACTTAAAAACTTTCTAGTTAATATAGAGGAGAAGATGAGAAATGTTCAGCTATAAAATATTGGACAAAACAAGTGCTGAAGAAATTCATAAAACATTCATAGATGCATTTTCTGACTATCAAGTTAAAATGGATTTGCCACTTTTAAAGTTTAAACAAATGCTCAAAAGAAGAGGATATGTGCCAGATATATCTATAGGTGCATTTGAAAATGATAGACTAGTTGGATTTGTTTTAAATGGACTTCGTAGCTGGAATGAAAATCGAACTGCATACGATATAGGTACAGGTGTTGTAGGAGAGTATAGAAGACAAGGGATAACTAGCAATATGCTTATGAGCGCTAAGGAAGTGTTTAAAGAAAAGCAAGTAGATCAATATTTACTTGAGGTGATTAAATCTAACACATCCGCAGTACAACTTTACAAAAAACAGGGATTCGAGATTCAAAGAGAGTTCATGTGCTTTCAGCTAGATAAAGATAAATATAGTCCAACAAAAAACTACAGGGTTGAGCATGTTGACAGAATTGAATGGAGTCAATTAATAGAATTTTGGGACTTTAAACCTTCTTGGCAGAACTCTGTTGATTCAATTGATGCTATATCGGAATCGTTCATATATTCAATTGTACGCTTTGACAAGGATATTGTTGGTTATGGAATTATTGATAAAAAAACAGGAGATATTGCTCAGATAGCAGTAAGTAAGCGTCATAGACGTAAAGGAATTGCTAGAAGTATAATTACAGATATGATAGAAAATACAGAATCTCATAAAATAAGTATTCTTAATGTAGATAATAAATTTGAATCTACTAAAGATTTTTTATCTAAAATAGGATTCAAGCATAGTGTTAGTCAATATGAGATGATTTTAAAACTATAAATTATTTGATTTTTTTAATTTATAGTTATTATTAAGATATACTTTTGTATAAATTAAAGGTTTAAAGACTATAGTGACTTTGTATCACTATGGTCTTTTTTATTTTAATGATTTTTAAAATTAATTATTTGATTAAACTACTTCAATATGCATAGAAGCTATTATAGCAAAACATAAATTATACTAATAGAATAATATTACTATATATGTTAATATTATATTTAAGATTTATCAGAAAGGACGTGGTATTTATGATGAGATTAAAAAATAAGGTGAGAAAATATAAGTAAATAATAATTATATTCTCTCACATAAACCAGACTTTAAAAATTAAAGGAGAGAATATGGACAATAAAATTAAAATCGTAAAAAGTAATAAATCTTGGATCGAAAGCAATGCGGTAGAACAGCTTATTAAAGTTACTAACTTAGAAGGAGTTCTTAAAGGTGTAGGGCTACCAGATTTACATGCTGGAAAAACTCCTGCTGGAGCAAGTTTTATAACTAAAGATATTATTTATCCTCACATAATAGGTAATGATATAGGATGTGGAATGGGGATTTTTTCAACAGGTATAAAGAAAAACAAATTTAAACTAGATAAAATCATTAAGAAATTAGATGGTTTAAATGGAATTGAAAATATAAGTATAGAAGATTTTTTAGAAAAAACACATCTACCTTTTAAAGAAAAGCTAGGAACTATTGGAGGCGGAAATCACTTCGCAGAACTTCAAGAAATAGATGAAGTATATGATAATGAAGAACTAGATAGTATATCTATGAACAAATCTATAATATATCTATTAGTTCATAGTGGTTCAAGAAGCTATGGAGAAAGTATTCTAAGAAAGTTTATAGAAGATTACTCTTGTCAAGATGGACTCTATATAGGTTCAGATGCTTTTAATAAGTATATGGCAGATCATGAAAGGGCATT
This window harbors:
- a CDS encoding GyrI-like domain-containing protein, with translation MWAVFSGEGTMPHSIQELEKRIVTEWLPTSGYEYDNAPDIEVYLSPDPHNAKFEVWIPVVKKSNENA
- a CDS encoding N-acetylmuramoyl-L-alanine amidase is translated as MAKVFLDAGHGAHDPGAVGNGLQEKNIALSVTLKIGEILKNHGVGVSYTRTTDVFLELADRAAKANSLGVNAFVSIHCNSFSDSSAKGVETYSYPGSTTGARLSKNIQDSIIASKVYTANRGTKTANFAVLRLTNMPAALVELAFISNAQDAEILRNKQNELAIAVSKGILNNLGIPYKESSGGLYRVQVGAFSVRANADSLVNELKTKGYSPIVVQVDGLYKVQVGAFSVKANADSLVNELKTKGYQAIVVYS
- a CDS encoding RNA ligase RtcB family protein translates to MDNKIKIVKSNKSWIESNAVEQLIKVTNLEGVLKGVGLPDLHAGKTPAGASFITKDIIYPHIIGNDIGCGMGIFSTGIKKNKFKLDKIIKKLDGLNGIENISIEDFLEKTHLPFKEKLGTIGGGNHFAELQEIDEVYDNEELDSISMNKSIIYLLVHSGSRSYGESILRKFIEDYSCQDGLYIGSDAFNKYMADHERALEFAKLNRELIAYRILKAIGAKDNQKILDSVHNGISKKEIDSQEHYIHRKGTAPSDEGCVIVAGSRGTKSYIVKPYENLYDYAFSISHGSGRKWSRFGCKEKLENMYSKKSVRQNKLVYNLIYKDKSVVYEEAPEAYKNIENVIEDMVNENMIKVVASLNPLITYKV
- a CDS encoding GNAT family N-acetyltransferase; protein product: MFSYKILDKTSAEEIHKTFIDAFSDYQVKMDLPLLKFKQMLKRRGYVPDISIGAFENDRLVGFVLNGLRSWNENRTAYDIGTGVVGEYRRQGITSNMLMSAKEVFKEKQVDQYLLEVIKSNTSAVQLYKKQGFEIQREFMCFQLDKDKYSPTKNYRVEHVDRIEWSQLIEFWDFKPSWQNSVDSIDAISESFIYSIVRFDKDIVGYGIIDKKTGDIAQIAVSKRHRRKGIARSIITDMIENTESHKISILNVDNKFESTKDFLSKIGFKHSVSQYEMILKL